Proteins from one Leptospira bourretii genomic window:
- the fcl gene encoding GDP-L-fucose synthase encodes MNKNSKIYVAGHKGLVGSALVRVLNRQGFSNVIGRTRKELDLTNQSEVNQFFEAERPEYVFLAAAKVGGIHANDTYPAEFIFSNLQIQNNIIDATYRYEGKKLCFLGSSCIYPKFAKQPMDEGQLLDGKLEPTNEPYAVAKIAGIVMCQSYNRQYGTEFFSVMPTNLYGPGDNYHPQNSHVLPALLRRFHEAKVNNLSEVVIWGTGNPLREFLFSDDMARACVFLMQNYNEFRETRGGEHVNVGSGIEVSIRELAETLKDVVGYQGKLTFDLTKPDGTPRKLLDVSKLHRMGWKHEVELREGIKLAYDDFLLNGGVER; translated from the coding sequence ATGAATAAAAATTCTAAAATATATGTCGCAGGTCACAAAGGTTTGGTAGGTTCAGCCCTTGTTCGAGTATTGAATCGACAAGGTTTTTCGAATGTGATTGGTAGAACCAGGAAGGAACTCGACCTAACCAATCAGTCTGAGGTGAACCAGTTTTTTGAAGCAGAAAGACCGGAGTATGTTTTTTTGGCAGCTGCAAAAGTAGGAGGGATTCATGCGAATGATACCTATCCAGCAGAATTCATATTTTCTAACCTACAGATCCAAAACAATATCATTGATGCAACTTATCGTTACGAAGGGAAAAAGTTGTGTTTTCTTGGATCCTCTTGTATTTATCCAAAATTTGCAAAACAACCTATGGACGAAGGGCAACTGTTAGATGGAAAGTTGGAACCAACGAATGAACCGTATGCCGTTGCTAAAATTGCAGGTATTGTTATGTGTCAAAGTTATAACAGACAATACGGAACAGAGTTTTTCTCTGTGATGCCCACAAACCTTTATGGGCCAGGAGATAATTATCATCCACAAAATTCCCATGTTTTGCCGGCGCTTCTCCGAAGGTTTCATGAAGCAAAAGTAAACAATCTATCTGAAGTTGTGATTTGGGGAACAGGGAATCCTTTGCGTGAATTTTTGTTTTCGGATGATATGGCGAGAGCCTGTGTGTTTTTGATGCAGAACTATAATGAGTTTCGAGAGACCCGTGGTGGTGAACACGTAAATGTTGGCTCCGGGATTGAAGTGAGTATCCGGGAACTTGCTGAAACACTAAAAGATGTTGTTGGTTATCAAGGGAAATTGACTTTCGATTTGACCAAACCCGATGGAACTCCAAGAAAATTATTGGATGTTTCGAAATTACATCGAATGGGTTGGAAACATGAAGTTGAGTTAAGAGAAGGGATCAAATTAGCATATGATGATTTCCTTTTGAATGGTGGAGTAGAAAGGTAA
- the rfbB gene encoding dTDP-glucose 4,6-dehydratase, with the protein MAQKKILVTGSAGFIGSNFVPYLLNLYKDAFIVSLDKLTYAGNLENLSEVSENSRHKFVKGDICDPQILDNLFVEHSFDTVIHFAAESHVDNSINNPKIFLETNIIGTFQLLQKAYTTWFFSPFQIKEEFKNAKFIHISTDEVFGSLGEEGYFTESSPYQPNSPYSASKASSDHLVRSYFHTYGLPVMITNCSNNYGPKQHDEKLIPTIIRNALAEKNIPIYGTGTNIRDWLFVLDHAKGIERVLATGLPGETYNIGGNNELTNNQVVSIICGHLDQLKPRKNGKSYSELITYVSDRPGHDKRYAIDATKMKDKLNWSPEETFSTGILKTIHWYISKYNSN; encoded by the coding sequence ATGGCCCAAAAAAAGATTTTAGTCACAGGTTCCGCTGGTTTTATCGGTTCCAATTTTGTTCCTTATTTATTAAATTTATATAAAGATGCCTTCATCGTTAGTTTGGATAAATTAACTTATGCGGGGAATTTGGAAAATCTTTCTGAAGTATCGGAGAACAGTCGCCACAAGTTCGTGAAAGGTGATATCTGTGATCCGCAAATTTTAGACAATTTATTTGTAGAACATTCTTTTGATACGGTGATTCATTTTGCTGCGGAAAGTCATGTTGATAATTCCATCAATAACCCAAAGATCTTTTTAGAAACAAACATCATTGGTACATTTCAATTATTGCAAAAAGCATATACAACTTGGTTTTTTTCGCCATTTCAAATCAAAGAAGAATTTAAAAACGCAAAATTCATACATATCTCAACAGATGAAGTATTTGGTTCCTTAGGAGAAGAAGGTTACTTTACTGAATCTTCTCCTTACCAACCGAACTCTCCTTATAGCGCTAGTAAGGCATCATCCGATCATTTGGTGCGTAGTTATTTTCATACCTATGGTTTGCCAGTGATGATTACCAATTGTTCTAACAATTATGGCCCCAAACAACATGATGAAAAACTAATTCCCACCATCATTCGAAACGCATTAGCTGAAAAAAATATTCCGATCTATGGAACAGGGACTAATATTCGTGATTGGCTTTTTGTTTTGGACCATGCAAAAGGAATTGAGAGAGTTTTGGCGACTGGGTTGCCCGGTGAAACTTACAATATCGGTGGGAACAATGAGTTGACGAATAACCAAGTTGTTTCTATTATTTGTGGGCATTTGGATCAATTAAAACCTAGAAAAAACGGTAAAAGTTATTCCGAGCTAATCACTTATGTTTCTGATAGGCCGGGGCATGACAAACGTTATGCTATCGATGCAACAAAGATGAAGGATAAATTGAACTGGAGTCCTGAAGAAACATTTTCAACGGGAATATTGAAGACCATCCATTGGTACATTTCAAAATACAATTCGAATTAA
- the pseF gene encoding pseudaminic acid cytidylyltransferase: protein MNSILAIITARGGSKRIPRKNIKDFCGKPIIAYPINLALESKIFHNVIVSTDDLEIKKISENYGAEVPFLRSAKTSDDFATTSDVLVEVLNTYENQLGKKFDFACCIYPTSPLLKQEYLVKALDLLKSKDADSVFPIIRYSSPIQRALIENPMGFIEMIQPENMQVRSQDLQPAFFDAGQFYFFNVKSFLLKRKMWTERSVGLEISDLEAQDIDNESDWKIAELKYKLLFST from the coding sequence ATGAATTCAATTCTTGCAATCATAACTGCTCGTGGTGGAAGCAAAAGAATTCCACGTAAAAATATCAAAGATTTTTGCGGGAAACCTATCATTGCTTATCCAATAAATTTGGCATTAGAATCAAAAATATTTCACAATGTAATCGTATCTACTGATGATTTGGAAATAAAGAAAATCTCAGAAAATTATGGGGCGGAAGTTCCTTTTCTTCGAAGTGCCAAAACCTCTGATGATTTTGCAACAACCTCTGATGTTCTTGTCGAAGTTTTAAATACCTATGAGAATCAATTGGGAAAAAAATTTGATTTTGCTTGCTGTATCTATCCGACTTCACCATTACTTAAACAAGAGTATCTAGTGAAAGCACTCGATTTACTTAAATCAAAAGATGCGGATTCGGTATTCCCAATAATTCGTTATTCTTCTCCAATTCAACGAGCCTTAATTGAAAATCCAATGGGATTTATAGAAATGATCCAGCCTGAAAATATGCAGGTCCGCTCACAAGATTTGCAGCCGGCTTTTTTTGATGCGGGTCAATTTTATTTTTTTAATGTTAAGTCATTCCTGTTAAAAAGGAAAATGTGGACTGAACGTTCTGTTGGTTTAGAGATTTCAGATTTAGAGGCTCAAGATATAGATAATGAGTCAGATTGGAAAATTGCAGAACTTAAATATAAGCTCCTATTTTCGACATGA
- the pseC gene encoding UDP-4-amino-4,6-dideoxy-N-acetyl-beta-L-altrosamine transaminase, whose translation MKKISYGMHSISPADIESVINTLKSDFLTQGPAVAKFEEKFAKYVGSKYAVAVTNGTAALHLAVLALGLKPGKKVITSPISFVASSNSVLYVGGEIDFADIDSASGLIDINSLEERIKSGGPDSYSGIIAVDFAGNPVNLEKLRIVAKKYNLWIIEDACHSPGGFFTTSDSRRSLCGSCEFNDISIFSFHPVKHIATGEGGMLTTNSEELYEKLLVLRTHGITREKGKFLNSSEDIEMGPWYYEMQSLGYNYRMPDILASLGTSQLERADKNIERRHEIAKLYDEGFKNSEIVPLVKFNEGHAYHLYVIQSEKRTKIYNVLVENEIFPQIHYIPIHLQPYYKGLGFSKGDFPNAENYYKKALSLPMFPTLEDQDIQRIIEIVIGV comes from the coding sequence ATGAAAAAAATTTCATATGGAATGCATTCGATTTCTCCTGCTGATATTGAATCAGTTATTAATACACTCAAATCAGATTTTCTTACCCAAGGTCCAGCTGTTGCCAAGTTTGAAGAAAAATTTGCTAAATATGTTGGAAGCAAATATGCGGTAGCTGTGACAAATGGAACAGCAGCACTTCATCTGGCTGTTCTAGCTCTTGGTTTGAAACCTGGAAAAAAAGTAATTACTTCACCTATATCTTTTGTCGCCTCTTCGAACTCTGTATTGTATGTAGGAGGTGAAATAGATTTTGCTGATATAGATTCTGCCTCAGGTTTAATCGATATCAATTCGCTTGAAGAACGAATCAAATCGGGTGGGCCAGATTCTTATTCCGGTATTATTGCCGTTGATTTTGCCGGTAATCCGGTAAATTTAGAAAAATTACGCATCGTCGCAAAAAAATATAATCTTTGGATCATTGAAGATGCTTGCCATTCTCCAGGTGGATTTTTTACAACATCGGACTCTCGAAGATCACTCTGCGGAAGTTGCGAATTTAACGATATATCAATCTTTTCATTTCATCCAGTTAAACACATCGCCACAGGTGAAGGAGGAATGTTAACAACGAATTCAGAGGAACTTTATGAAAAGTTGTTAGTTCTTCGGACTCATGGAATCACACGTGAAAAAGGAAAGTTCTTAAATTCAAGTGAAGATATAGAAATGGGGCCTTGGTATTATGAAATGCAGTCTCTTGGTTATAACTATCGTATGCCTGATATTTTAGCGTCATTAGGAACTTCTCAGTTGGAAAGGGCGGATAAAAATATAGAAAGAAGACATGAAATTGCTAAATTGTATGATGAAGGGTTTAAAAATTCAGAAATTGTGCCACTCGTAAAATTTAACGAAGGGCATGCCTATCATTTGTATGTGATACAATCTGAAAAACGTACAAAGATATACAATGTTTTAGTTGAAAATGAAATTTTTCCACAGATACATTATATTCCAATCCATTTGCAACCTTACTACAAAGGATTGGGATTTTCAAAAGGTGATTTTCCAAATGCAGAAAATTACTATAAGAAAGCATTGAGTTTGCCAATGTTTCCTACTTTAGAAGACCAAGACATCCAGAGAATAATAGAGATTGTAATTGGAGTATGA
- a CDS encoding glycosyl transferase, whose amino-acid sequence MKYVIFTEAFKASGLGHLGRCTALAEILIEKGSKDVCIVLDTDDSLPDWSYSFPVYKENWKDIPTLEKFLTEFSLVKSRKSLVVYVDSYLAPVSIYEELKKHSDELVCIDDYHRISYPVGSTILNPGFPGLFINYDKSKYKVITGKNEVLLRKPFRARFEIPKRNNPLRKVLITLGGTDPHLYSEVFLNLLCKEFPDLEKHLVIGPGFLNEKELVSLSDSNTFLYKNLSALEMRDLMLKMDFAITAGGQTTYELDRCGLPMLMIKTADNQVGNIRGFVEYQGVKEIKEPGEVVKLLREMGNQVK is encoded by the coding sequence ATGAAGTATGTTATATTTACCGAGGCGTTTAAAGCAAGTGGTCTTGGACATTTGGGAAGATGTACGGCCCTTGCAGAAATACTAATAGAAAAAGGTTCTAAGGATGTGTGTATTGTTCTAGATACAGATGATTCTTTGCCTGATTGGTCGTATTCATTTCCAGTTTACAAAGAAAACTGGAAGGACATCCCAACCCTTGAAAAATTTCTTACTGAGTTTTCATTAGTAAAATCCAGAAAAAGTTTAGTGGTTTATGTTGATTCATATTTAGCTCCAGTTTCCATTTATGAAGAGTTAAAAAAGCATTCTGATGAATTGGTTTGTATCGATGATTACCACCGAATTTCTTATCCGGTTGGATCGACGATATTAAATCCTGGTTTTCCAGGTTTGTTTATCAATTATGATAAATCTAAATACAAAGTAATTACTGGAAAAAATGAAGTTCTCTTGAGGAAACCTTTCCGAGCGAGATTTGAGATTCCCAAGCGAAATAATCCTCTTCGTAAGGTTCTGATAACCTTGGGAGGAACAGATCCTCATCTTTATTCTGAGGTTTTTTTGAATCTTCTTTGTAAGGAATTTCCTGATTTAGAAAAACATCTTGTCATTGGACCTGGTTTTTTGAATGAGAAGGAATTGGTTTCTCTATCAGATTCGAATACGTTTTTATATAAAAACCTGTCTGCATTAGAAATGCGTGATCTGATGTTAAAGATGGATTTTGCAATTACTGCCGGAGGGCAGACAACGTATGAATTGGATCGATGTGGACTTCCTATGCTAATGATTAAAACAGCAGATAACCAAGTCGGAAATATTCGGGGTTTTGTTGAATACCAAGGTGTTAAGGAAATAAAGGAACCGGGTGAAGTTGTCAAATTATTGAGAGAAATGGGAAACCAGGTAAAATAA
- the rfbA gene encoding glucose-1-phosphate thymidylyltransferase RfbA — MKGIILAGGSGTRLYPLTRGVVKQLLPVYDKPMIYYPLSVLMLAGIRDILIISTPNDTKRFEDLFGDGSDLGIKIQYKIQPSPDGLAQAFLLGEEFIEEEDVCLVLGDNIFYGDGLIQLLSETITEVKESKKAVVYGYNVKDPERYGVAELDKEMNVISLEEKPANPKSNIAVVGLYFYPKDVVKHAKKVLPSGRGELEITSLNLLYLSESRLKCKMLGRGFAWLDTGTYDSLLEASNFIEVIEKRQGLKIACLEEIAYRKNFISLETLKKHAILNQKNQYGSYLWDIVGAAEN; from the coding sequence GCATTATACTCGCAGGCGGTTCTGGAACCAGGTTGTATCCACTGACAAGGGGAGTTGTGAAACAACTACTTCCTGTATATGATAAACCAATGATATACTACCCACTATCAGTTTTAATGTTAGCTGGGATTCGAGATATTCTCATCATCTCTACTCCAAATGACACAAAGAGATTTGAAGATTTATTTGGAGACGGGAGTGATTTAGGAATTAAAATCCAATACAAAATTCAACCTTCGCCGGATGGACTGGCCCAAGCATTTTTATTGGGAGAAGAGTTTATCGAAGAGGAAGATGTTTGTTTGGTGCTGGGTGATAATATTTTTTATGGAGACGGTTTGATTCAGTTATTGTCGGAAACAATTACGGAAGTGAAGGAATCAAAAAAAGCTGTCGTTTACGGTTATAATGTAAAAGATCCAGAAAGGTATGGTGTTGCAGAACTTGATAAGGAGATGAATGTTATTTCTTTAGAAGAGAAACCGGCAAATCCTAAAAGTAATATTGCCGTTGTGGGACTTTACTTTTACCCGAAAGATGTAGTCAAACATGCAAAAAAAGTGTTACCATCGGGAAGAGGTGAACTTGAAATTACTTCTCTCAATCTTTTGTATTTATCGGAATCAAGACTTAAGTGTAAGATGCTTGGTCGTGGGTTTGCTTGGTTGGATACAGGAACTTACGATAGTCTTTTGGAAGCATCTAACTTCATTGAAGTCATTGAAAAAAGACAGGGGCTTAAAATTGCTTGTTTGGAAGAAATTGCCTACCGAAAGAATTTTATTTCACTTGAAACACTTAAAAAACACGCGATCCTCAATCAAAAAAATCAATATGGCTCCTATCTTTGGGACATTGTAGGCGCAGCAGAGAATTAA
- the pseB gene encoding UDP-N-acetylglucosamine 4,6-dehydratase (inverting) — translation MSVKSILVTGGTGSFGKRFILRLIQAYPDVKRIVVFSRDELKQYEMSLEFPSDEYPQIRFFIGDVRDKSRLLYALEGIDTVIHAAALKQVPAAEYNPFEAIKTNVLGAQNLIEACIEKGVKNVVALSTDKAAAPINLYGATKLCSDKLFIAANLYKGNHDIKFSVVRYGNVMGSRGSVIPFFQKHKEKGFLPITHPEMTRFNITLDEGVDLVFYAMENMWGGEIFVPKIPSYRILDVAEAVAPGIETRIVGIRPGEKLHEEMITETDALSTLEFEKYFVILPSFTPKWEIKEFLTHFKGKYCKEGFQYNSGKNNEWLSVEDLKKMIKNL, via the coding sequence ATGAGTGTAAAATCGATACTAGTAACTGGTGGGACGGGATCTTTTGGGAAAAGATTTATACTAAGATTAATTCAAGCATATCCAGACGTAAAACGTATTGTTGTTTTTTCTCGCGATGAATTGAAACAGTATGAGATGTCTCTTGAATTTCCAAGCGATGAATATCCGCAAATTCGGTTTTTTATTGGTGATGTCAGAGATAAATCTCGGCTACTATATGCTTTGGAAGGGATTGATACTGTAATTCATGCCGCTGCTCTGAAACAAGTCCCAGCAGCAGAATACAATCCATTTGAAGCAATCAAAACAAATGTGTTAGGTGCACAGAATTTAATTGAGGCTTGTATTGAAAAAGGTGTAAAAAATGTGGTTGCACTTTCGACTGACAAGGCTGCTGCACCAATTAATTTATATGGTGCCACCAAGTTATGCAGTGATAAACTGTTTATTGCTGCTAACTTATATAAAGGAAATCATGATATTAAGTTCTCCGTTGTCAGGTATGGAAATGTGATGGGATCTCGAGGATCGGTGATTCCGTTTTTTCAAAAACACAAAGAGAAAGGTTTTTTACCAATCACTCACCCTGAAATGACTCGATTTAACATCACTTTAGATGAAGGTGTGGATTTAGTATTTTATGCAATGGAGAATATGTGGGGAGGAGAGATCTTTGTACCAAAAATTCCAAGTTACAGAATTCTCGACGTTGCTGAGGCAGTGGCACCCGGAATTGAAACAAGGATCGTTGGGATTCGTCCAGGCGAAAAGTTACACGAAGAAATGATTACCGAAACCGATGCACTCAGCACTTTGGAGTTTGAAAAATATTTTGTCATTCTTCCGTCATTTACACCGAAGTGGGAAATAAAAGAATTTCTGACCCATTTTAAAGGGAAATATTGTAAGGAAGGTTTTCAATACAATAGTGGAAAAAACAACGAATGGTTGTCTGTCGAAGATCTTAAAAAGATGATAAAGAACTTATAG
- a CDS encoding methionyl-tRNA formyltransferase — MNIFAGFGTLGFVVLKELLENGYQFDLILTHKDGSGESVDLLSSKNGIDFSYSDLRTDLLLLNELKEEKINFLISVNYRYIIPKIILENSSYPLNIHGSLLPKYRGRTPHVWAIINGESKTGITCHIMEESVDTGDIYHQIEVEIADEDTGNDIIQKFKEIYPVCLTESLKKIHQGIKPIPQVEADATYFGKRIPEMGYVDFTKDKKSLINFIRAQSKPYPGAYCYLADGRKLIVHRAVALDLSQPVLNSIGLIFKENNQFVARVKDGFLAFTDFEIG; from the coding sequence ATGAATATATTTGCTGGTTTTGGAACATTAGGATTTGTAGTGTTAAAAGAGCTACTAGAGAATGGGTATCAGTTTGATTTGATACTTACCCATAAAGATGGCTCTGGAGAATCAGTGGATTTATTGTCTTCGAAGAACGGCATTGATTTTTCCTATTCAGATTTGCGAACTGATCTTCTTCTTTTGAATGAGTTGAAGGAAGAAAAGATAAATTTTCTTATCAGTGTAAACTATCGTTACATAATCCCTAAAATAATTCTAGAAAATTCCTCCTATCCGTTGAACATCCACGGATCGCTACTCCCAAAATATCGAGGAAGGACACCACATGTATGGGCAATCATCAACGGAGAATCCAAAACTGGAATAACATGCCATATAATGGAAGAGTCTGTTGATACAGGAGACATCTACCACCAAATAGAAGTGGAGATAGCGGATGAAGATACTGGAAATGATATCATACAGAAATTTAAAGAAATTTATCCTGTCTGTCTAACTGAATCTTTAAAAAAAATTCACCAAGGTATTAAACCTATTCCACAAGTTGAAGCGGATGCTACTTATTTTGGGAAACGAATACCTGAAATGGGATATGTAGATTTTACTAAAGATAAAAAATCTCTAATAAATTTCATTCGTGCCCAGTCAAAGCCTTATCCTGGAGCTTATTGTTACCTAGCAGATGGTCGGAAACTAATCGTTCATAGAGCAGTGGCTTTGGATTTATCTCAACCAGTGTTAAATTCGATTGGTTTAATTTTTAAAGAAAACAATCAGTTCGTAGCAAGAGTGAAAGATGGGTTCTTAGCTTTCACTGATTTTGAAATAGGTTAG